Proteins encoded together in one Mycobacterium noviomagense window:
- a CDS encoding glutathione S-transferase family protein, translating into MSSYVAEAGEFTRDTNYINTRITADGRDGYPVEPGRYRLIVARACPWANRAIIVRRLLGLEPVLSIGFCGPTHDERSWTFDLDPGGVDPVLKIPRLRDAYLKRFPDYSKGITVPAIVDIPTGAVVTNDFAQITLDFSTEWTAYHREGAPQLYPEPLRAQIDEVNKRVYTEINNGVYRCGFAGSQQAYEAAYDRLFTALDWVSEHLSGQRYLVGDTITEADVRLFTTLARFDAVYHGHFKCNRQKLSEMPVLWAYVRDLFQTPGFGDTVDFVQIKQHYYIVHSDINPTRIVPKGPDLANWLTPHSREALGGKPFGDGTPPGPPLDAERVPAGHGAEPNR; encoded by the coding sequence ATGAGTTCCTATGTCGCTGAAGCGGGCGAGTTCACCCGCGACACCAACTACATCAACACGCGCATCACGGCTGACGGACGTGACGGATATCCCGTCGAGCCCGGTCGATATCGGCTAATCGTTGCCCGGGCCTGCCCGTGGGCCAACCGCGCGATCATCGTGCGACGACTACTCGGGCTCGAACCCGTTCTCTCGATTGGGTTTTGCGGTCCCACCCATGACGAGCGCAGTTGGACTTTCGATCTGGACCCTGGCGGCGTCGACCCGGTGCTGAAGATCCCGCGACTGCGGGATGCCTACCTCAAACGCTTCCCCGACTATTCGAAGGGCATCACCGTTCCGGCGATCGTCGATATTCCGACCGGCGCCGTCGTCACCAACGATTTCGCGCAAATCACGCTGGATTTCTCCACCGAGTGGACCGCGTATCACCGCGAAGGCGCGCCGCAGCTGTATCCCGAGCCGCTGCGGGCGCAAATCGACGAGGTCAACAAGCGGGTCTACACCGAGATCAACAACGGGGTGTACCGGTGCGGTTTCGCCGGCTCGCAACAGGCTTACGAGGCGGCCTACGACCGGCTGTTCACCGCCCTGGATTGGGTCAGTGAGCACCTGTCCGGTCAGCGATATCTGGTGGGCGACACCATCACCGAAGCCGATGTGCGGCTGTTCACCACGCTGGCCCGCTTCGACGCTGTCTATCACGGGCACTTCAAGTGCAATCGCCAGAAGCTTTCCGAGATGCCGGTGCTGTGGGCTTACGTGCGTGACCTATTCCAGACTCCGGGCTTCGGTGACACCGTCGACTTCGTCCAGATCAAGCAGCACTACTACATCGTGCACAGCGACATCAACCCCACCCGCATCGTGCCGAAGGGCCCAGACCTGGCCAACTGGTTGACGCCGCATAGTCGGGAAGCATTGGGCGGCAAGCCCTTTGGCGACGGAACCCCGCCCGGTCCGCCGCTCGATGCCGAACGGGTGCCCGCCGGTCACGGTGCGGAGCCAAACCGCTAA
- a CDS encoding DUF2771 domain-containing protein has translation MTRRVVLLAVVVVLAVGAGVGTWLLVPGHGPQRPKISAYTYGHLTRVGPYVYCNVLNVNDCQTPHAQGELPVTARDPVQLSVPGAIGRAPWRLLRVYEDNTTTSYFRPGARLAVTIPTVDAQRGRLTGIVVQLLTLVRDAAGELQDVPHAEWSVRTVWS, from the coding sequence ATGACGCGTCGCGTAGTGCTGCTGGCGGTTGTCGTGGTGCTGGCCGTCGGCGCCGGGGTCGGCACCTGGCTCCTGGTACCCGGCCACGGCCCGCAGCGACCGAAGATCAGCGCATACACCTACGGGCACCTGACCCGCGTTGGCCCGTATGTGTATTGCAATGTTTTGAACGTCAACGACTGTCAGACACCGCACGCGCAAGGCGAGTTGCCGGTCACCGCGCGCGATCCGGTGCAGCTCTCGGTTCCCGGCGCGATCGGGCGCGCGCCGTGGCGGCTGCTTCGGGTGTACGAAGACAACACCACCACAAGCTACTTCCGGCCCGGGGCGCGGCTGGCGGTCACCATCCCCACCGTCGACGCCCAACGCGGGCGGCTGACCGGGATCGTCGTGCAGCTGCTGACGTTGGTGCGCGACGCCGCCGGTGAACTGCAGGATGTGCCCCACGCGGAATGGTCGGTGCGCACGGTGTGGAGTTAG